The following are encoded together in the Onychostoma macrolepis isolate SWU-2019 chromosome 03, ASM1243209v1, whole genome shotgun sequence genome:
- the luc7l3 gene encoding luc7-like protein 3 isoform X1 translates to MLSAAQLLDELMGRDRNLAPDEKRCNVRWDHETVCKYYLCGFCPAELFTNTRSDLGPCEKIHDENLRKMYEKSSRFMKEGYERDFLRYLQSLLAEVERRIRRGHARLALSQAQQNSGAPGPSGKNEEKAQVLTTKIEELVVQIEELGSEGRVEEAQGMMKLVEQLKEEREQLSSTPSTIESFAAQEKQMEVCEVCGAFLIVGDAQSRVDDHLMGKQHMGYAKIKATVEELKEKLRRRSEDPEKDERGKKEREDREREREEREKKRKEEEEKEKEREKEREREREKERERERERERDRERDRERDRDRDRRRRSHSNSRHSSRASDRRRSRSRDRKRSRSKERDRRRSRSRDRERRRSRERSDRKRRSRSREKRRSRSSERKSHRHRSRSRDREKDRGDRDKDKSSRDKEHKDSSDEKRSSRKGSVEKSNELSKPEPMEAEPPKAEVNGTAQELHSEGDTQSN, encoded by the exons ATGCTCTCTGCTGCCCAGTTGCTGGATGAGTTGATGGGTCGGGACCGGAACCTGGCTCCGGACGAGAAGCGCTGTAACGTGCGCTGGGATCACGAGACC GTCTGCAAATACTACCTGTGTGGCTTTTGCCCCGCTGAGCTCTTCACGAACACACGATCAGACTTGG GTCCTTGTGAAAAAATCCATGATGAAAATCTGAGGAAAAT GTATGAGAAGAGCTCCCGCTTTATGAAGGAAGGATATGAGCGGGACTTCCTGCGGTACCTGCAGAGTCTCCTGGCCGAGGTGGAGCGCAGGATTCGGAGGGGACATGCGCGTTTAGCCCTGTCACAAGCCCAGCAGAACTCTGGA GCACCGGGTCCATCTGGGAAGAACGAGGAGAAAGCTCAGGTCCTCACCACGAAGATTGAGGAGCTTGTTGTTCAG aTTGAGGAGTTGGGCTCGGAGGGCCGTGTTGAGGAGGCGCAGGGCATGATGAAGCTGGTGGAGCAGCTGAAGGAGGAGCGGGAGCAGCTCAGTTCCACTCCTTCA ACGATTGAGAGTTTTGCAGCTCAGGAGAAGCAGATGGAGGTGTGTGAAGTGTGTGGCGCTTTCCTTATAGTTGGTGACGCTCAGTCCAGAGTGGACGATCATCTAATGGGCAAGCAGCATATGGGATATGCTAAAATCAAAGCCACGGTCGAAGAACTGAAG GAAAAGCTGCGTCGGCGCTCAGAGGATCCAGAAAAGGATGAGCGAGGCAAGAAAGAGCGGGAGGACCGGGAGCGTGAAAGGGAGGAACGCGAGAAGAAACgcaaagaggaggaggagaaggagaaaGAGCGAGAaaaggagagggagagagagcgggagaagGAGAGGGAACGGGAACGTGAGCGGGAGAGGGATCGGGAGAGGGACAGGGAACGGGACAGGGACAGGGACAGGCGCAGGAGGAGTCACTCCAACAGCAGACACTCCAGCCGCGCGTCAGACCGCCGCAGGAGCCGCTCAAGAGACAGGAAGAGGTCCAGGAGTAAGGAGCGCGACAGGAGGCGCAGCAG GAGCCGTGACCGAGAGAGGAGGCGCAGCCGCGAACGCTCGGACAGGAAGCGACGTTCTCGCAGCAGGGAGAAGAGGAGGTCCCGCAGCTCTGAGCGCAAGAGCCACCGGCACCGCAGCCGCAGCAGAGACAGAGAAAAGGACAGAGGGGACCGAGACAAGGACAAATCCTCTAGAGACAAAG AGCACAAGGACTCTTCAGATGAGAAAAGGAGCAGCAGAAAGGGCTCGGTTGAGAAGTCTAATGAGCTCTCCAAGCCCGAGCCCATGGAGGCGGAGCCTCCCAAAGCAGAAGTGAACGGCACCGCGCAAGAGCTACATTCTGAAGGTGACACACAGTCCAATTAA
- the luc7l3 gene encoding luc7-like protein 3 isoform X2: MLSAAQLLDELMGRDRNLAPDEKRCNVRWDHETVCKYYLCGFCPAELFTNTRSDLGPCEKIHDENLRKMYEKSSRFMKEGYERDFLRYLQSLLAEVERRIRRGHARLALSQAQQNSGAPGPSGKNEEKAQVLTTKIEELVVQIEELGSEGRVEEAQGMMKLVEQLKEEREQLSSTPSTIESFAAQEKQMEVCEVCGAFLIVGDAQSRVDDHLMGKQHMGYAKIKATVEELKEKLRRRSEDPEKDERGKKEREDREREREEREKKRKEEEEKEKEREKEREREREKERERERERERDRERDRERDRDRDRRRRSHSNSRHSSRASDRRRSRSRDRKRSRSKERDRRRSRSRDRERRRSRERSDRKRRSRSREKRRSRSSERKSHRHRSRSRDREKDRGDRDKDKSSRDKDFPQHIETTRCIRSFKRFYCKSLN, encoded by the exons ATGCTCTCTGCTGCCCAGTTGCTGGATGAGTTGATGGGTCGGGACCGGAACCTGGCTCCGGACGAGAAGCGCTGTAACGTGCGCTGGGATCACGAGACC GTCTGCAAATACTACCTGTGTGGCTTTTGCCCCGCTGAGCTCTTCACGAACACACGATCAGACTTGG GTCCTTGTGAAAAAATCCATGATGAAAATCTGAGGAAAAT GTATGAGAAGAGCTCCCGCTTTATGAAGGAAGGATATGAGCGGGACTTCCTGCGGTACCTGCAGAGTCTCCTGGCCGAGGTGGAGCGCAGGATTCGGAGGGGACATGCGCGTTTAGCCCTGTCACAAGCCCAGCAGAACTCTGGA GCACCGGGTCCATCTGGGAAGAACGAGGAGAAAGCTCAGGTCCTCACCACGAAGATTGAGGAGCTTGTTGTTCAG aTTGAGGAGTTGGGCTCGGAGGGCCGTGTTGAGGAGGCGCAGGGCATGATGAAGCTGGTGGAGCAGCTGAAGGAGGAGCGGGAGCAGCTCAGTTCCACTCCTTCA ACGATTGAGAGTTTTGCAGCTCAGGAGAAGCAGATGGAGGTGTGTGAAGTGTGTGGCGCTTTCCTTATAGTTGGTGACGCTCAGTCCAGAGTGGACGATCATCTAATGGGCAAGCAGCATATGGGATATGCTAAAATCAAAGCCACGGTCGAAGAACTGAAG GAAAAGCTGCGTCGGCGCTCAGAGGATCCAGAAAAGGATGAGCGAGGCAAGAAAGAGCGGGAGGACCGGGAGCGTGAAAGGGAGGAACGCGAGAAGAAACgcaaagaggaggaggagaaggagaaaGAGCGAGAaaaggagagggagagagagcgggagaagGAGAGGGAACGGGAACGTGAGCGGGAGAGGGATCGGGAGAGGGACAGGGAACGGGACAGGGACAGGGACAGGCGCAGGAGGAGTCACTCCAACAGCAGACACTCCAGCCGCGCGTCAGACCGCCGCAGGAGCCGCTCAAGAGACAGGAAGAGGTCCAGGAGTAAGGAGCGCGACAGGAGGCGCAGCAG GAGCCGTGACCGAGAGAGGAGGCGCAGCCGCGAACGCTCGGACAGGAAGCGACGTTCTCGCAGCAGGGAGAAGAGGAGGTCCCGCAGCTCTGAGCGCAAGAGCCACCGGCACCGCAGCCGCAGCAGAGACAGAGAAAAGGACAGAGGGGACCGAGACAAGGACAAATCCTCTAGAGACAAAG ACTTCCCTCAACATATAGAGACAACTCGTTGCATCAGAAGTTTCAAAAGGTTTTATTGCAAGAGTTTAAACTGA